The following proteins are encoded in a genomic region of Hoeflea phototrophica DFL-43:
- a CDS encoding glycosyltransferase family 2 protein, translated as MFFTTIDLSSRCNCSVFTRVMLPSKTPNRRLSDKPPPQLQLVSHAEPRPQLTDPDRPVNTEALYDCEHRFFTGCGIGKPHVEEARRAAAANGTTIEKELIARRLIQPELYYRWLADELGLDYVDHINPDEVVHLASTDVLLRRDGPLRLSRANGQVTAITPEAKRHEADAARLRARPALRRHLVVASPSTIRRAIWESGQEQRVRESTFRLDQDHCEHSARHVLTGMQGFVLALMLCLCIAAFLIWPLSALTVLHVVLTMLFSAGILLRLSALAMALRRPDTVRGGSDIETRMPIYTLLIPLYDEAAMAPALVARIDALRWPKSLLDVKYICEAGDEATIEALEAQDLGPECEIVRVPAFGPRTKPKALQYALRGARGSLIAVYDAEDKPAPGQLLEAWATFRAGDDQLGCLQAPLAVANLRSNWISGLFALEYSGLFRVLIPFLARTGMPIPLGGTSNHFKRAALENTGGWDPHNVTEDADLGLRLHAYGYRTGILKCATVESCPVQLDVWKRQRTRWLKGWAQTWLVAMRNPVATWSSLGPAAFVVFQLLIAGMLISALVHPLMYLFIAFSFAWIASGHASVVSDMHAVLLWMDAVNIFGNYLLFPATGWFAFTAYERSHLKRHWLLMIPAYWLLISLAGWRALTQLLANAHLWEKTPHDAESSAKTQQDPLPTCEAVPENQRPRQKIPMERVKGIEPSS; from the coding sequence GTGTTTTTCACTACCATAGATTTATCGTCTCGCTGCAACTGTAGTGTGTTTACCAGAGTCATGCTCCCAAGCAAAACACCCAATCGCCGCTTGAGTGACAAACCGCCACCGCAGTTGCAGCTGGTCAGCCATGCCGAGCCCCGGCCACAGCTGACTGACCCGGACAGGCCGGTCAACACCGAGGCGCTGTATGATTGTGAGCACCGCTTTTTCACAGGCTGCGGAATCGGAAAACCGCATGTGGAAGAGGCACGACGGGCGGCCGCCGCCAATGGCACCACGATCGAAAAGGAACTCATAGCCCGCCGTCTCATACAGCCGGAACTCTACTACCGTTGGCTGGCAGATGAGCTCGGTCTTGATTATGTCGATCATATCAATCCGGACGAGGTTGTGCATCTTGCCTCAACCGATGTTCTCTTGCGCAGAGACGGGCCGCTTCGACTCTCGCGCGCAAATGGCCAAGTGACCGCGATCACGCCTGAAGCCAAACGGCATGAAGCCGATGCCGCGCGCCTGCGTGCCCGCCCTGCCTTGCGCAGGCACCTCGTCGTTGCATCACCCTCAACCATTCGCCGGGCAATCTGGGAGTCGGGCCAGGAGCAGCGCGTTCGGGAAAGCACTTTCCGTCTCGATCAGGATCATTGCGAGCACAGCGCCCGGCATGTCCTCACCGGGATGCAGGGCTTTGTGCTCGCACTCATGCTTTGCCTTTGCATCGCCGCATTCCTGATCTGGCCTCTTTCTGCATTGACTGTTCTGCATGTGGTGCTGACGATGCTCTTCTCAGCAGGCATCCTCCTGAGGCTGTCAGCGCTGGCGATGGCGCTACGCCGCCCGGACACAGTGCGAGGTGGATCAGACATAGAAACACGAATGCCGATCTACACACTGCTGATTCCGCTTTACGACGAGGCGGCCATGGCGCCTGCACTGGTCGCGCGGATTGACGCCCTGCGATGGCCCAAGAGCCTGCTCGATGTGAAATACATCTGCGAAGCCGGCGATGAGGCCACGATTGAAGCACTTGAAGCTCAAGACCTTGGGCCCGAATGCGAAATCGTGAGGGTTCCAGCCTTTGGGCCACGCACCAAGCCAAAGGCACTGCAATATGCTCTCCGTGGCGCTCGTGGTTCACTGATCGCTGTCTATGACGCTGAAGACAAACCGGCTCCGGGGCAATTGCTTGAAGCCTGGGCCACATTCCGCGCGGGCGATGACCAACTGGGCTGCCTGCAGGCCCCGCTTGCGGTTGCCAATCTCCGCTCAAACTGGATTTCAGGTCTGTTCGCACTTGAATACAGCGGCCTTTTCCGGGTTCTAATCCCGTTTCTGGCGCGCACCGGAATGCCCATCCCGCTTGGAGGCACGTCAAATCATTTCAAGCGCGCTGCACTTGAAAACACTGGCGGATGGGATCCGCACAATGTCACCGAGGACGCCGATCTGGGACTGCGTCTGCATGCCTACGGCTACCGCACCGGAATTCTCAAATGTGCAACCGTGGAGAGCTGCCCTGTTCAACTCGACGTCTGGAAACGGCAGCGAACCAGATGGCTCAAGGGCTGGGCGCAAACCTGGCTGGTTGCCATGCGAAATCCCGTAGCAACGTGGTCTTCACTGGGACCTGCGGCTTTTGTGGTGTTTCAGTTGTTGATTGCGGGCATGCTTATCTCTGCTTTGGTACACCCACTGATGTATCTGTTTATTGCCTTTTCGTTTGCATGGATTGCAAGCGGCCACGCCTCAGTGGTCTCTGACATGCACGCCGTTCTGCTTTGGATGGATGCGGTCAACATTTTTGGCAACTACCTGCTTTTCCCGGCAACTGGCTGGTTCGCCTTTACCGCTTACGAGCGCTCACACTTAAAACGCCACTGGCTATTGATGATCCCGGCCTACTGGCTGTTGATTTCTCTGGCCGGCTGGAGAGCACTGACACAACTGCTGGCCAACGCGCATTTGTGGGAAAAGACACCGCACGATGCCGAGTCATCCGCGAAGACTCAACAAGACCCCTTGCCGACATGCGAAGCTGTTCCTGAAAATCAGAGACCCAGACAGAAAATCCCAATGGAGCGGGTGAAGGGAATCGAACCCTCGTCGTAA
- a CDS encoding transporter substrate-binding domain-containing protein, whose translation MFPRIRFIATVDFPPFSFLDQTSRLAGFNIDLARAICTELEVLARCQIQALPWNELPDALKTGQAEAIISGIAMTPESAAEYRFTRTYLTLPARFAARRDSAGAETSAQTLSQKRVGVIDGTAHEAMLRDWFPDIKPVTFSRHEWMLNALKTESIDAVFGDGLQLSFWLASQSAETCCGFLDGPYISQAHLGEGLAIAVSPRNARLAVAFDHALAALNRNGRFAELYLRWFPNGLF comes from the coding sequence ATGTTTCCACGCATCCGTTTCATCGCCACCGTGGACTTTCCGCCTTTCAGCTTCCTCGATCAGACAAGTCGTCTTGCGGGTTTCAACATCGACCTCGCCCGTGCCATCTGTACCGAATTGGAGGTTCTCGCCCGATGCCAGATTCAGGCACTGCCATGGAATGAACTGCCAGACGCATTGAAAACCGGGCAGGCCGAAGCCATTATTTCAGGCATCGCAATGACGCCTGAAAGTGCGGCGGAGTATCGCTTCACGCGAACCTATCTGACACTGCCGGCACGCTTTGCAGCGCGCAGGGACAGTGCAGGCGCAGAAACCAGCGCGCAGACGCTGTCACAAAAGCGGGTTGGGGTCATCGACGGCACAGCTCACGAAGCGATGCTGAGAGACTGGTTCCCGGATATCAAGCCGGTGACCTTCTCACGTCACGAATGGATGCTTAACGCGCTGAAGACCGAAAGCATTGATGCCGTTTTTGGCGACGGCTTGCAGCTCTCGTTCTGGTTGGCGAGTCAGTCGGCAGAGACGTGCTGTGGTTTTCTTGATGGCCCCTACATCTCCCAGGCGCATCTGGGTGAAGGTCTGGCAATCGCCGTGAGCCCGCGCAATGCGCGTCTGGCAGTGGCCTTTGACCATGCGCTCGCAGCACTCAATCGCAACGGGCGGTTTGCCGAACTCTATCTGCGCTGGTTCCCCAACGGGCTCTTCTGA
- a CDS encoding sterol desaturase family protein — MEILGLSEPVVRLMSFASIFIILAAIELLAPRLERDEMRGALKSRRWMTNLAMVVLSSVALRIIFPAAAVGTAIWAESNGLGLLPMTGIPLWFAGLVAFVVLDFAVWLEHVVSHKWPWLWRIHRMHHADTGFDLTTALRFHPLEIVLSMLWKAAIIIALGAPPIAVLIFEIVLNGAAMFNHANIKLPKPVDALLRLIIVTPDMHRIHHSSDLRETDTNYGFNLAIWDRLFSTYTETPRLGETGLEIGLKEWRDDRPARLGWALALPFRYPPSARPSETADQKSPLGNQRR, encoded by the coding sequence ATGGAAATTCTCGGCTTGTCCGAACCGGTCGTCCGGTTGATGTCGTTTGCCTCGATATTCATCATCCTGGCGGCGATCGAATTGCTTGCCCCCCGGCTTGAACGTGATGAGATGCGCGGCGCGCTCAAGTCTCGTCGCTGGATGACCAATCTCGCCATGGTGGTGCTGTCTTCCGTGGCGCTGCGGATCATATTTCCCGCCGCGGCCGTCGGAACCGCGATCTGGGCAGAGAGCAACGGGTTGGGCTTGCTTCCCATGACCGGAATACCGCTGTGGTTTGCGGGCCTGGTTGCGTTCGTGGTTCTCGATTTCGCCGTTTGGCTCGAGCATGTGGTAAGCCACAAATGGCCATGGCTGTGGCGCATCCACCGCATGCATCATGCCGATACCGGCTTTGACCTGACGACAGCGCTCAGGTTCCATCCGCTGGAGATCGTGCTGTCGATGCTGTGGAAGGCTGCAATCATCATTGCGCTTGGAGCCCCGCCTATCGCTGTGCTGATCTTCGAGATCGTGCTCAATGGCGCGGCGATGTTCAATCACGCCAATATCAAGCTTCCCAAGCCGGTCGACGCACTCTTGCGGCTGATCATCGTTACACCCGACATGCACCGGATCCACCACTCCTCAGACCTGCGTGAGACCGACACCAATTACGGATTCAACCTCGCGATCTGGGACCGGCTCTTTTCAACCTATACGGAGACGCCCCGGCTTGGTGAAACAGGGCTCGAAATCGGCCTCAAGGAATGGCGCGACGACCGGCCGGCCCGGTTGGGATGGGCACTTGCCCTGCCGTTCAGATATCCGCCGTCCGCGCGTCCAAGCGAGACAGCCGATCAGAAGAGCCCGTTGGGGAACCAGCGCAGATAG
- a CDS encoding tellurite resistance TerB family protein codes for MTSSVQTHDALIYLMVTMSAVDKAMNDAELARIGRLVTFLPVFKGFDEDRLIEVTRSAAELLQGPEGLDIVLEVVRDALPTRLYDTAYALAVEIASADYNVQQEEIRLLQMLRDRLGLDKLTCAAIERGAIARFRNA; via the coding sequence ATGACCAGCTCCGTTCAGACCCACGACGCCCTGATATACCTGATGGTGACCATGTCTGCCGTCGACAAGGCCATGAACGATGCCGAACTGGCCCGGATTGGCCGCCTGGTCACCTTTCTTCCGGTGTTCAAGGGGTTCGACGAGGACCGGCTGATCGAGGTGACACGGTCGGCTGCAGAACTGCTTCAGGGGCCTGAAGGACTTGATATCGTGCTCGAAGTGGTGCGTGACGCCCTGCCCACACGCTTGTATGACACGGCCTACGCGCTGGCGGTGGAAATCGCCTCTGCGGATTACAATGTCCAGCAGGAGGAAATCCGGTTGTTGCAGATGCTACGCGACCGTCTGGGCCTCGACAAGCTGACCTGCGCGGCCATCGAACGCGGCGCCATCGCCCGGTTCCGCAACGCCTGA
- a CDS encoding S24 family peptidase encodes MLSHERIWSALDALAERHGLTASGLARRAGLDPTAFNKSKRRGADGRDRWPSTESLAKVLDATGSSLNDFMSLVVGGQRNDASAIPEGAFPPQAGSIPLLGFAQAGSGGFFDDGGFPAGQGWDVVDFPAQPSERPGVYALEVQGDSMLPLYRDGDILIVEPGAQVRRGDRVVVRSGEGEVMAKVLNRLSPRSVELISLNPDHPNRSFELSEIDWMARIIWASQ; translated from the coding sequence ATGCTCTCGCATGAACGGATCTGGTCCGCGCTTGATGCGCTTGCTGAACGCCACGGGCTGACAGCTTCGGGACTGGCGCGGCGCGCCGGTCTTGACCCCACAGCCTTCAACAAGTCCAAGCGCCGAGGTGCCGATGGCCGTGACCGCTGGCCCTCGACCGAGTCACTGGCCAAGGTTCTGGATGCGACCGGTTCGTCGCTGAATGATTTCATGAGCCTCGTCGTAGGCGGTCAGCGCAACGATGCAAGTGCCATTCCCGAGGGCGCGTTTCCGCCGCAGGCAGGGTCAATCCCCTTGCTGGGCTTTGCCCAGGCCGGGTCTGGAGGTTTCTTTGATGATGGCGGCTTTCCCGCGGGCCAGGGTTGGGATGTGGTCGATTTTCCGGCGCAACCATCGGAACGGCCGGGTGTCTACGCGCTCGAGGTGCAGGGCGACAGCATGTTGCCGCTTTACCGCGATGGCGACATCCTGATTGTCGAACCCGGCGCACAGGTCCGCCGCGGCGACCGGGTGGTGGTGCGCTCTGGCGAGGGCGAGGTGATGGCCAAGGTGCTCAACCGTCTAAGCCCGAGATCGGTGGAGCTGATCTCTCTCAATCCGGACCACCCCAACCGCAGCTTCGAGCTTTCGGAGATCGACTGGATGGCGCGGATCATCTGGGCAAGCCAATAG